From Brevundimonas vesicularis:
GCGGCGGTTTGCAGTCTGCATCCCGCCCGGTCAACCGCGATCAGGCTTTGGCGGCGATTACGATGATTTCGACCTTGTAGTCGGGCAACGCGAGCCGGCTTTCGCCCGTGGCGCGGGCCGGCGGGTTGGCGGTGTCGACCCAGGCGTCCCAGACGCCGTTCATCGCCTCGAAGTCGGCGATGTCGGCCAGCCAGATCTGGGCCATCAGGATCCGGGACTTGTCGCTGCCGGCCTCGGCCAGCAGCGCCTCGATCTCGGCCAGCGCCGTTCGGGTCTGCGTCGCCACGTCGTCGCCGGGTTCGCCGACCTGGCCCGAGAGATAGATGGTGTCGCCGTGGACCACGGCCTCGCTCATGCGGGCGCCGGGCTGGATGCGGGTGATCATGGGCGGGGCTCCTTCGAAAACGTCCCTCACCTATCGCCGCCGGGGCTCGGCTGTCGAGCGGCTAGCGGCGGTTGAACCGCGAGACGGTAAGGCCGACGACCAGGGCGCCGGCGCCGACGATCAGGGCGTCCTCGATCAGGCCGCTCTTGGTCTGGCCGATGCGGGCCATGGCCTTCTTGCGCCCCGAGAGGGTCAGATAGGCCAGCGGCACGGCCGTGCCGACCGCCAGGCCTGCGCCCAGCTTCTCCTTGCCGCGAGGGGCCAGGGCGGCGCCGGCGATGCCCGCGCTCATGACCCGGGCCAATAGGCCGAGAAAGACAGTGCGATCGGGCGCGGACTTCATTTTGTCGCCCAGCAGTTCGCCGACGCCCATGGCCAGGGCGCCGAACTTGAACAGCGGCCGGTTCAGCAGGAAGACCCGACCGGGCAAGGGCTTATGCGCCAGTTCGGCGGTGGCGAGGGCCGCCATCGGGGTCATGGAACGGGCGCTGGCGACGGCGCCGATGAGGGCGGACGGGAGGAGGTCGAGGGCTTTCATGCCGCCACAACACCCGACCGGGCAGGAAGGTTCAGCCCGTTTCAGCCGCGCGCCGCCAGGACGTTGCGGATCGCCAGGCTGGAGTGGATGCGCGACACCCCCGGCAGACGCGACAGGACGTCCTTATGGATCACCTCATAGGCGGCGATGTCGGGCGCGACGGCGCGGACGATGTAGTCGGCCTCGCCCGCCATCAGATAGCAGTCGCGGATTTCCGGGTGGTTGCGGACGGCCGCCTCGAACCGACGCATGTGGTCGTCGGTCTGCTTCTCCAGCGTGATCTCGACATAGGCGACGACGCCGTCGTCGCTGTCGTTGGCCAGGACGGCGGCATAGCCCCGGATCACCCCGCGTTCTTCCAGCCGCCGCACGCGCCGCAGGCAGGCGGAAGGCGACAGACCGACGGCGGAGGCTAGGTCCGCATTGCTGATGCGCCCGTCGGCGCGGAGCCGTTGAAGGAGGCGTTGGTCGAGGGGATCGAGCAGGGACACAAGTTTCCGCCGTTCAGCCGCAGATTATTGCGTCAGCTTTCTATCAGCGACCGATCGTTGCGCAAACAGGCAGGATCGTCGATCCATGCGGCGCTAGCTTGCGGCGAATAACAATATTGGGCTTGGGAACGTCACATGCGGGTTCTGGTGCTTGGGTCGGGCGTCATAGGCGTCACCACCGCCTGGTATCTCAGCCAGGCCGGGCATGAGGTCACGGTGGTGGATCGGCAGGCCGGTCCGGCGCTGGAGACCAGCTTCGCCAACGCCGCGCAGATTTCGCCGGGCTATTCCGCGCCCTGGGCTGCGCCGTCGATCCCGGTCAAGGCGATGAAGTGGCTGCTGATGCGCCACGCGCCGCTGATCGTGCGGCCGCGGCTGGACATGGCCATGGTGCGCTGGACCGTCGCCATGCTGCGCAACTGCACCCATGACCGCTATGCGCTGAACAAAAGCCGGATGGTGCGTCTGGCCGAATACAGCCGCGACCAGATCGACCTGCTGCGCCGCGAGACCGGCATCGCCTATGACGGTCGCCAGCAGGGCACGCTGCAGCTGTTCCGCACCGAAAAGCAGCTGGCCGACGTGCACAAGGACGTCGATGTGCTGAAGGCCGCCGGCGTGCCGTGCGAGGTTCTGGACCGCGCGGGCTGTATCGCGGCCGAGCCGGGCCTGGCCGCCTCCGACGTCGATTTCGTCGGAGGCCTTCGTCTGCCGCACGACGAGACGGGCGACTGCTTCCTGTTCACCAATGCCCTGGCGAATCTGGCGGCGGAGCGCGGCGTGGTCTTCCACACCGGGACCGAGATCCAGTCGATCACGATGACGGACGGTCGTGCGACCGGCGCCCTGACCAGCAAGGGCGCCATGACGGCCGATCTGGTGATCCTGGCGCTCGGTTCCTATTCGCCGATGATGGCCAAGCCGCTGGGTCTCGATCTGCCGGTCTATCCGGTGAAGGGCTATTCGATCACGGCCAAGATCGTGAACGAAGACCGGGCGCCCGTCTCCACCGTCATGGACGAAAGCTACAAGGTGGCGATCACGCGTCTGGGCGACCGCATCCGCGTGGGCGGCATGGCCGAGCTGTCGGGATACAACAACACCCTGCCCGCCGTCCGTCGCGAGACCCTGGCCCATTCTGTCGGCAGCCTGTTTCCGGGCGGCGGCGACCTGGCGGGCGCCAGCTATTGGTCGGGCCTGCGTCCAATGACGCCGGACGGCACGCCGGTGATCGGCGCGACCAAGGTTCCGGGGCTTTATCTAAACACCGGCCACGGCACCCTGGGCTGGACCATGGCGTGCGGCTCGGCACGGGTGCTGGCCGACATCGTCGATGGCAAGGCGCCCGAGATCGAGACCCGCGACCTGTCGCTGAACCGCTACGGCGCCTGGGCCGGGGCGTTCGCGCCGGGCTACAGCTGAGATCAGACGTCGGCGGGGAATTTTACCGTCTAAAGAGTCTAATTCGTCTAATCGCGCGGCGGCGGGGCCTTGGGGCGCGGACGGGAATTCACCGTCTAAAGTGTCTAATTCGTCTAATCTGACGCCATCATCCGGGTGAGGCGCGGGCGGGATTTGGTCGTCCCTTCCGCCTGAACTTACGCTGTCAAAGATCCACGGCCAGTCTAGCACGTGGCCGGAGCGCGGTCGGTTAGACGCCGCTCGGGGGCGAAAACCCGTTGGAAATCAAATAGCGGGGCGCCGACGATGCGCTGGCAGCACGCCGCAGCGTGGCGCGGCGCGTCGGAGCCCCCTATAGAGCGCGCGATGAAGACCGCCGATTTTGATTTCGACCTGCCCGAAGACCGGATTGCGTTGCGCCCCGCCGATCCGCGCGATTCCGCACGGCTGCTGGTGGTGAAAGGCGGCGCGCTGGAGGACCGGATCATTCGCGATCTGCCGGACTTCCTGCAGCCGGGCGACGCCCTGGTGTTCAACGATACGCGGGTCATTCCCGCCCGTCTGTCGGGCGTGCGTCAGCGGATCGGGGCCGAGGGCGAGACCCTGATGGTCGAGGTGGAGGCGACGCTGCACCACCGCGACGCGCCCGACGTCTGGTCCGCATTCATGAAGCCGGGCAAGCGGATCAAGCCGGGGGATCGGATCCGGTTCGGAAGCGCGAGCGACGCCGCCTGCGACCTGGGACGGCTGGACGCGACGGTGACGGCCAAGGGGGAAGACGGCCTGATCACCCTGACCTTCGACCTGGCGGGACCGGCGCTGGACGATGCGATCCGAGATGTCGGGGTCATGCCCCTGCCGCCCTATATCGCCGCCAAACGGGCCGAGGACGACCGCGACCGGTCGGACTATCAGACCGTGTTCGCCGAGCATGACGGGTCGGTCGCGGCGCCGACGGCGGGGCTGCATTTCACCCCGGCCCTGCTGGACGCCATCCGCGCCAAGGGCGTCTCGACCCATGCGGTGACGCTGCATGTCGGGGCCGGCACCTTCCTGCCGGTCAAGGCCGACGATCTGGCCGACCACAAGATGCACAGCGAATGGGGCGAGGTGTCGCCTGAAACCGCCGCCGCCCTGAATGCCGTTCATGCAAAGGGCGGGCGCATCGTCTGCGTCGGCACCACCTCCCTGCGGCTGCTGGAAAGCGCGACGGCCGAGGACGGCGAGATCAAACCCTTCCACGGCGACACGGCCATCTTCATCACGCCCGGCTATCGGTTCCGGGCGGTCGATGTGCTGATGACCAACTTCCACCTGCCGAAGTCGACGCTGTTCATGCTGGTCAGCGCCTTTGCCGGCACGGCGACGATGAAGGCGGCCTATGCTCATGCGGTCGCCGACGGCTATCGCTTCTATTCCTACGGCGACGGATCGCTGCTGTTCAGAGCGTAAAAAGCCCTAAAGCTCTACAGTCCGTCATTCCGGGGCTAAGCGTAGCGAAGAA
This genomic window contains:
- a CDS encoding RidA family protein — protein: MITRIQPGARMSEAVVHGDTIYLSGQVGEPGDDVATQTRTALAEIEALLAEAGSDKSRILMAQIWLADIADFEAMNGVWDAWVDTANPPARATGESRLALPDYKVEIIVIAAKA
- a CDS encoding Lrp/AsnC family transcriptional regulator, whose translation is MSLLDPLDQRLLQRLRADGRISNADLASAVGLSPSACLRRVRRLEERGVIRGYAAVLANDSDDGVVAYVEITLEKQTDDHMRRFEAAVRNHPEIRDCYLMAGEADYIVRAVAPDIAAYEVIHKDVLSRLPGVSRIHSSLAIRNVLAARG
- a CDS encoding D-amino acid dehydrogenase, whose protein sequence is MRVLVLGSGVIGVTTAWYLSQAGHEVTVVDRQAGPALETSFANAAQISPGYSAPWAAPSIPVKAMKWLLMRHAPLIVRPRLDMAMVRWTVAMLRNCTHDRYALNKSRMVRLAEYSRDQIDLLRRETGIAYDGRQQGTLQLFRTEKQLADVHKDVDVLKAAGVPCEVLDRAGCIAAEPGLAASDVDFVGGLRLPHDETGDCFLFTNALANLAAERGVVFHTGTEIQSITMTDGRATGALTSKGAMTADLVILALGSYSPMMAKPLGLDLPVYPVKGYSITAKIVNEDRAPVSTVMDESYKVAITRLGDRIRVGGMAELSGYNNTLPAVRRETLAHSVGSLFPGGGDLAGASYWSGLRPMTPDGTPVIGATKVPGLYLNTGHGTLGWTMACGSARVLADIVDGKAPEIETRDLSLNRYGAWAGAFAPGYS
- the queA gene encoding tRNA preQ1(34) S-adenosylmethionine ribosyltransferase-isomerase QueA: MKTADFDFDLPEDRIALRPADPRDSARLLVVKGGALEDRIIRDLPDFLQPGDALVFNDTRVIPARLSGVRQRIGAEGETLMVEVEATLHHRDAPDVWSAFMKPGKRIKPGDRIRFGSASDAACDLGRLDATVTAKGEDGLITLTFDLAGPALDDAIRDVGVMPLPPYIAAKRAEDDRDRSDYQTVFAEHDGSVAAPTAGLHFTPALLDAIRAKGVSTHAVTLHVGAGTFLPVKADDLADHKMHSEWGEVSPETAAALNAVHAKGGRIVCVGTTSLRLLESATAEDGEIKPFHGDTAIFITPGYRFRAVDVLMTNFHLPKSTLFMLVSAFAGTATMKAAYAHAVADGYRFYSYGDGSLLFRA